One window of Doryrhamphus excisus isolate RoL2022-K1 chromosome 13, RoL_Dexc_1.0, whole genome shotgun sequence genomic DNA carries:
- the eml5 gene encoding echinoderm microtubule-associated protein-like 5 isoform X6: protein MADRTAPNCHLRLEWVYGYRGHQCRNNLYYTAAKEIVYFVAGVGVVYNTREHKQKFYLGHNDDIISLALHPERVLVATGQVGKEPYICVWDSYTVQTVSILKDVHTHGIACLAFDLEGQCLVSVGLDSKNTICVWDWRRGKVLAAAPGHTDRIFDISWDLYQPSKLVSCGVKHIKFWSLCGNALTPKRGVFGKTGDLQTILCLACAKDEVTYSGALNGDIYVWKGINLMRTVQGAHGSGIFSMNACEEGFATGGRDGCVRLWDLNFKPITVIDLRETDQGYKVARGENSRGLSVRSVCWRGDHILVGTQDSEIFEVVVHDRNKPFLIMQGHCEGELWALAVHPTKPLAMTGSDDRSVRIWSLIDHALIARCNMEEPIRCAAVSTDGIHLALGMKDGSFTVLRVRDMTEVVHIKDRKEAIHELKYSPDGAHLAVGSNDNSVDIYGVVQRYKKVGECIGSNSFITHMDWSTDSKFLQTNDGSVRRLFYRMPSGKEVTNREELKLVQWASWTCVLGPEVNGIWPKYSDINDINSVDANFNNQVLVTADDYGLVKLLRYPCIKKGAKCKKYFGHSAHITNARWSHDYQWVITIGGADHSVFQWKFVPERKSKEALHIAPQETLADSNSEESDSDQSDVPEMDSEIEQETQLTYRRQVYKEDLPQLKEQCKEKHRATAMKKRERAPGSGLKLHFIHGYRGYDCRSNLFYTQTGEIVYHVAAVGIVYNRQQNSQRFYMGHDDDILCLAIHPLKDFVATGQVGRDASIHIWDTETLKPMSVLKGFHQLGVCTLDFSADGKRLASVGLDDNHTIVLWDWRKGEKLSAMCGSKDKVFVVKINPYLPDKLITAGVKHMKFWHKAGGGLIGRKGNMGKTETMMCAVYGWSEEMVFSGTCTGDICIWRDMFLMKTVKAHDGPVFSMHALEKGFVTGGKDGIVALWDDTFERCLKTYAIKRAVLAPGSKGLLLEDNPSIRAISLGHGHILVGTKNGEILEVDKSGPITLLVQGHMEGEVWGLATHPHLPLCATVSDDRTLRIWDLSPSHCMLAVRKLRKGGRCCCFSPDGKALAVGLNDGSFLIVNADTLEDLVSFHHRKDIITDIKFSPGSGKYLAVASGDTFVDIYNVMSSKRVGVCKGCLNSITHLDWDRRGKLVQVNTSAKEQFFFEAPRGKRQTIPATEVEKIDWSTWTCVLGTSVEGVWPVISEVTEVTSACLSNDKKVLAAGDDLGYIKLFRYPVKGKFAKFKRYVAHSTHVTNVRWTHEDSLLVTAGGRDTCLMIWAHEPETHRELRQCDSEESDIESEDDGGYDSDVTKENEINYTIKALSTNMRPMTGVKPHLQLKEPSVDERQGVVRGSRPPVSRALPQPEKLQTNNVGKKKRPIDDLVLELVFGYRGNDCRNNVHYLNEGADIIYHTASVGIVLNLTTSCQSFYVEHSDDILCLTINQHPKFPNVVATGQVGDTGDMSATSPSIHVWDAMTKQTLSVLRCFHSGGVCSVSFSATGKLLLSVGLDSEHTVTIWKWQEGAKVASRIGHTQRIFVAEFRPDSDTHFVSVGIKHVRFWTLAGRAVLSKKGVLSSIEDARMQTMLSVAFGAVP, encoded by the exons ATGGCTGACAGAACTGCTCCCAACTGCCACCTGAGATTGGAGTGGGTGTATGGATACCGGGGACACCAGTGCCGCAACAACCTCTACTACACCGCCGCCAAGGAGATCGTCTACTTCGTGGCCGGCGTGGGAGTGGTGTACAACACCCGAGAGCACAAGCAGAAATTCTACCTGGGCCACaacgatgacatcatcag TTTAGCTCTGCATCCTGAGCGCGTGTTGGTCGCTACGGGACAGGTGGGCAAGGAGCCTTACATCTGCGTGTGGGACTCCTACACTGTGCAGACCGTGTCCATCCTCAAGGACGTGCACACTCACGGCATTGCCTGCCTTGCCTTTGACCTTGAAGGACAG TGCTTGGTGTCTGTGGGTTTGGACTCGAAAAACACAATCTGTGTGTGGGACTGGAGGCGAGGGAAGGTTCTGGCAGCCGCACCGGGACATACAGACAGG ATATTTGACATATCGTGGGATTTGTACCAGCCGAGCAAGCTTGTAAGCTGCGGAGTCAAACATATCAAG TTCTGGAGCTTATGCGGTAATGCTCTCACACCCAAACGTGGCGTTTTCGGCAAAACGGGGGATCTCCAAACAATCCTATGCTTGGCCTGCGCCAAGGATGAGGTGACGTATTCGGGTGCGTTGAACGGAGATATCTATGTGTGGAAAGGCATCAACCTGATGAGGACGGTGCAGGGAGCTCATGGG tcAGGGATTTTCAGCATGAACGCTTGTGAAGAGGGTTTCGCCACCGGGGGCAGAGATGGTTGCGTCCGCCTGTGGGATCTCAACTTCAAACCAATTACTGTCATTGATCTCAGGGAAACAGACCAAGGATATAAAG TAGCTAGAGGTGAAAATAGCAGAG GGCTGTCTGTGCGTAGTGTGTGCTGGCGGGGGGACCACATCCTGGTGGGCACGCAGGATAGCGAGATCTTCGAGGTGGTAGTCCACGACCGCAACAAACCTTTCCTCATCATGCAGGGTCATTGCGAGGGCGAACTATGGGCGCTGGCCGTGCACCCCACTAAGCCTTTGGCCATGACGGGCAGCGACGACCGCTCAGTCAG GATATGGAGCCTCATAGATCATGCACTAATAGCACGCTGTAACATGGAGGAGCCCATCCGCTGTGCAGCTGTCAGCACTGACGGTATTCATTTGGCCCTAGGAATGAAGGATGGCTCATTCACTGTCCTCAGAGTCAG AGATATGACTGAAGTGGTCCACATCAAGGACAGAAAAGAGGCTATACATGAGCTGAAGTACTCCCCTGATGGCGCCCATTTGGCTGTCGGCTCCAATGACAACTCGGTGGACATTTACGGTGTGGTGCAGCGGTACAAGAAAGTCGGCGAGTGCATTGGATCCAATAGCTTCATTACACACATGGACTGGTCCACCGATAGCAAGTTCTTGCAGACAAACGATGGCAGCGTCAGGAGGCTGTTTTATAGGATGCCAA GTGGTAAGGAAGTGACCAACAGGGAGGAGCTGAAGCTGGTGCAGTGGGCGTCGTGGACATGTGTGCTAGGCCCTGAAGTGAACGGAATATGGCCCAAGTACTCGGATATCAATGATATCAACTCAGTGGACGCCAACTTTAACAACCAAGTCTTAGTAACAGCAGACGACTACGGATTAGTCAAACTTTTACGATATCCGTGTATTAAAAAAG gtgcaaaatgtaaaaaatatttcgGTCACTCGGCACATATAACTAATGCCAGATGGTCACATGACTACCAGTGGGTTATAACAATCGGCGGAGCGGATCACTCCGTGTTCCAGTGGAAGTTTGTTCCTGAGAGAAAGTCAAAAGAAGCTCTGCACATTGCACCACAAG AGACATTAGCGGACTCTAACAGCGAAGAATCAGACTCTGATCAGTCAGATGTACCTGAAATGGACTCGGAAATTGAGCAGGAGACGCAGCTCACATATAGACGACAG GTTTATAAAGAAGACCTACCTCAGCTCAAAGAGCAGTGTAAAGAGAAACATCGAGCAACAGCAATGAAAAAACGAGAGCGGGCACCTGGGAGTGGCTTGAAGCTGCACTTTATTCATGG ctacAGGGGCTATGACTGCAGAAGTAATCTGTTCTACACCCAGACCGGTGAGATCGTCTACCATGTGGCTGCCGTTGGGATTGTGTACAACAGACAGCAGAACTCCCAGCGTTTTTACATGGGTCATGATGATGATATTCTCTGTTTGGCTATCCATCCCCTAAAGGACTTCGTAGCGACAGGCCAG GTTGGCCGAGATGCCTCCATCCACATATGGGACACAGAAACCTTAAAACCGATGTCTGTGTTGAAGGGTTTCCACCAGCTTGGAGTGTGCACTTTGGATTTTTCAG CGGATGGAAAGCGTCTGGCCTCGGTGGGCCTGGATGACAATCACACCATCGTGCTGTGGGACTGGAGAAAAGGGGAAAAACTCTCGGCCATGTG tgGAAGCAAAGACAAGGTGTTTGTGGTGAAAATAAATCCTTACCTGCCTGACAAGCTCATCACTGCCGGTGTGAAGCATATGAAGTTTTGGCATAAAGCTG GTGGTGGACTAATTGGACGCAAGGGGAACATGGGGAAGACGGAGACTATGATGTGTGCTGTCTACGGTTGGTCGGAGGAGATGGTGTTCTCGGGAACGTGTACCGGTGATATTTGCATCTGGAGAGACATGTTCCTGATGAAGACTGTCAAAGCCCATGACGGTCCGGTTTTTAGTATGCATGCGCTTGAAAAG GGATTTGTGACCGGAGGGAAGGATGGTATAGTCGCGCTCTGGGATGACACATTTGAAAGATGCCTCAAGACCTATGCCATCAAGAGGGCAGTCCTAGCTCCGGGCTCTAAGG GCTTGCTTTTGGAGGACAACCCATCCATACGTGCCATATCTCTTGGCCATGGTCATATTTTAGTAGGAACCAAGAATGGAGAGATCCTGGAGGTGGACAAGAGTGGCCCTATTACGCTGCTTGTCCAG GGTCACATGGAAGGCGAAGTCTGGGGCCTGGCCACCCATCCCCATCTCCCTCTTTGTGCCACCGTCAGTGATGACAGAACCCTGCGCATATGGGACCTGTCCCCCAGCCACTGCATGCTGGCTGTGCGCAAGCTCAGGAAAG GtggccgctgctgctgcttctcccCTGATGGCAAAGCCTTGGCAGTCGGTCTGAACGACGGCAGCTTTCTCATCGTCAACGCAGACACCCTGGAGGACCTGGTGTCCTTCCACCACCGCAAGGACATCATCACAGACATCAAATTTTCTCCAG GTTCCGGCAAGTACCTCGCAGTGGCATCAGGTGATACTTTTGTGGATATTTACAACGTAATGAGCAGCAAACGCGTCGGCGTGTGCAAAGGATGCCTCAACTCCATCACCCATTTGGATTGGGACAGGAGAG GAAAACTAGTCCAAGTCAATACCAGTGCCAAAGAGCAGTTTTTCTTCGAGGCTCCTCGTGGGAAGAGGCAGACCATCCCTGCTACAGAG GTGGAGAAGATCGACTGGAGTACGTGGACGTGCGTCCTCGGGACGTCGGTTGAGGGCGTCTGGCCTGTGATCAGTGAGGTCACAGAGGTGACCTCTGCTTGCCTTAGTAATGACAAGAAAGTGCTTGCTGCTGGAGACGATTTAGGATACATCAAGCTCTTCAGATATCCAGTCAAG GGGAAGTTTGCAAAGTTCAAACGCTACGTGGCGCACAGTACTCATGTTACCAATGTGCGGTGGACCCACGAAGACAGCCTCTTAGTGACGGCTGGCGGCAGAGACACATGCCTCATGATCTGGGCTCATGAGCCCGAGACCCATCGGGAACTCAGACAGTGTGACAGCGAGGAATCAGACATTGAGAGCGAGGATGATGGAG GTTATGACAGCGATGTGACAAAGGAGAATGAGATCAACTACACCATCAAAGCCTTATCCACCAACATGCGCCCCATGACTGGTGTTAAACCTCACCTTCAGCTGAAAGAGCCTTCTGTGGACGAGAG ACAGGGTGTCGTCAG AGGGTCAAG GCCTCCTGTCAGCAGAGCCCTACCACAGCCTGAGAAGCTGCAGACCAACAATGTGGGGAAAAAGAAGAGACCCATAGAT GACCTGGTGTTGGAGCTGGTTTTCGGTTACCGTGGCAATGACTGCCGCAATAACGTGCACTACCTGAACGAGGGGGCCGACATCATCTACCACACAGCCTCGGTTGGCATCGTGCTCAACTTGACCACAT CTTGCCAAAGTTTCTACGTTGAACACAGCGATGACATTCTGTGCCTGACAATCAACCAACATCCCAAATTCCCCAACGTGGTGGCAACTGGCCAAGTAG gtgacaCTGGTGACATGTCAG CCACATCTCCATCTATTCACGTGTGGGATGCCATGACCAAGCAAACGCTATCAGTGCTGCGCTGTTTCCACTCGGGTGGGGTCTGCTCTGTCAGCTTCAGCGCCACGGGGAAGCTCCTTCTGTCCGTGGGCCTGGACTCGGAGCACACCGTCACCATCTGGAAGTGGCAGGAAG GTGCCAAAGTAGCCAGCCGGATCGGTCACACTCAGAGGATTTTTGTGGCTGAATTCCGTCCCGACTCGGACACTCactttgtctcagtggggaTCAAGCATGTCCGCTTCTGGACGTTGGCGGGCCGAGCGGTGCTCAGTAAAAAAGGAGTGCTGAGCTCCATAGAGGACGCCCGTATGCAGACCATGCTATCTGTGGCATTTGGGGCG GTACCATAA
- the eml5 gene encoding echinoderm microtubule-associated protein-like 5 isoform X2, which produces MADRTAPNCHLRLEWVYGYRGHQCRNNLYYTAAKEIVYFVAGVGVVYNTREHKQKFYLGHNDDIISLALHPERVLVATGQVGKEPYICVWDSYTVQTVSILKDVHTHGIACLAFDLEGQCLVSVGLDSKNTICVWDWRRGKVLAAAPGHTDRIFDISWDLYQPSKLVSCGVKHIKFWSLCGNALTPKRGVFGKTGDLQTILCLACAKDEVTYSGALNGDIYVWKGINLMRTVQGAHGSGIFSMNACEEGFATGGRDGCVRLWDLNFKPITVIDLRETDQGYKARGENSRGLSVRSVCWRGDHILVGTQDSEIFEVVVHDRNKPFLIMQGHCEGELWALAVHPTKPLAMTGSDDRSVRIWSLIDHALIARCNMEEPIRCAAVSTDGIHLALGMKDGSFTVLRVRDMTEVVHIKDRKEAIHELKYSPDGAHLAVGSNDNSVDIYGVVQRYKKVGECIGSNSFITHMDWSTDSKFLQTNDGSVRRLFYRMPSGKEVTNREELKLVQWASWTCVLGPEVNGIWPKYSDINDINSVDANFNNQVLVTADDYGLVKLLRYPCIKKGAKCKKYFGHSAHITNARWSHDYQWVITIGGADHSVFQWKFVPERKSKEALHIAPQETLADSNSEESDSDQSDVPEMDSEIEQETQLTYRRQVYKEDLPQLKEQCKEKHRATAMKKRERAPGSGLKLHFIHGYRGYDCRSNLFYTQTGEIVYHVAAVGIVYNRQQNSQRFYMGHDDDILCLAIHPLKDFVATGQVGRDASIHIWDTETLKPMSVLKGFHQLGVCTLDFSADGKRLASVGLDDNHTIVLWDWRKGEKLSAMCGSKDKVFVVKINPYLPDKLITAGVKHMKFWHKAGGGLIGRKGNMGKTETMMCAVYGWSEEMVFSGTCTGDICIWRDMFLMKTVKAHDGPVFSMHALEKGFVTGGKDGIVALWDDTFERCLKTYAIKRAVLAPGSKGLLLEDNPSIRAISLGHGHILVGTKNGEILEVDKSGPITLLVQGHMEGEVWGLATHPHLPLCATVSDDRTLRIWDLSPSHCMLAVRKLRKGGRCCCFSPDGKALAVGLNDGSFLIVNADTLEDLVSFHHRKDIITDIKFSPGSGKYLAVASGDTFVDIYNVMSSKRVGVCKGCLNSITHLDWDRRGKLVQVNTSAKEQFFFEAPRGKRQTIPATEVEKIDWSTWTCVLGTSVEGVWPVISEVTEVTSACLSNDKKVLAAGDDLGYIKLFRYPVKGKFAKFKRYVAHSTHVTNVRWTHEDSLLVTAGGRDTCLMIWAHEPETHRELRQCDSEESDIESEDDGGYDSDVTKENEINYTIKALSTNMRPMTGVKPHLQLKEPSVDERQGVVRGSRPPVSRALPQPEKLQTNNVGKKKRPIDDLVLELVFGYRGNDCRNNVHYLNEGADIIYHTASVGIVLNLTTSCQSFYVEHSDDILCLTINQHPKFPNVVATGQVGDTGDMSATSPSIHVWDAMTKQTLSVLRCFHSGGVCSVSFSATGKLLLSVGLDSEHTVTIWKWQEGAKVASRIGHTQRIFVAEFRPDSDTHFVSVGIKHVRFWTLAGRAVLSKKGVLSSIEDARMQTMLSVAFGANNLTFTGTISGDVCVWKDHILVRIVAKAHTGPVFTMYTTLRDGLIVTGGKERPSKEGGALKLWDQELKRCRAFRLETGQVIDCVRSVCRGKGKILVGTRNAEIIEVGEKNAACNILVNGHMDGPIWGLGTHPTRDVFLSAAEDGTVRLWDIPEKKMLNKVNLGHPARTINYSPEGDMVAIGMKNGEFIILLVASLKIWGKKRDRRSSIQDIRFSPNSRFLAVGSTESAVDFYDLTLGPQLNRINSCRDIPSFVMQMDFSADSMYIQVSTGAYKRLVYEVPSGKQVTEQSHIDRITWATWTSVLGDEVVGIWSRNTDKADVTCACVSHSGLNVVTGDDFGMVKLFDFPCPDKFAKHKRFLGHSAHLTNIRITNGDRFVVSAGGDDRSLFVWRCVHAPH; this is translated from the exons ATGGCTGACAGAACTGCTCCCAACTGCCACCTGAGATTGGAGTGGGTGTATGGATACCGGGGACACCAGTGCCGCAACAACCTCTACTACACCGCCGCCAAGGAGATCGTCTACTTCGTGGCCGGCGTGGGAGTGGTGTACAACACCCGAGAGCACAAGCAGAAATTCTACCTGGGCCACaacgatgacatcatcag TTTAGCTCTGCATCCTGAGCGCGTGTTGGTCGCTACGGGACAGGTGGGCAAGGAGCCTTACATCTGCGTGTGGGACTCCTACACTGTGCAGACCGTGTCCATCCTCAAGGACGTGCACACTCACGGCATTGCCTGCCTTGCCTTTGACCTTGAAGGACAG TGCTTGGTGTCTGTGGGTTTGGACTCGAAAAACACAATCTGTGTGTGGGACTGGAGGCGAGGGAAGGTTCTGGCAGCCGCACCGGGACATACAGACAGG ATATTTGACATATCGTGGGATTTGTACCAGCCGAGCAAGCTTGTAAGCTGCGGAGTCAAACATATCAAG TTCTGGAGCTTATGCGGTAATGCTCTCACACCCAAACGTGGCGTTTTCGGCAAAACGGGGGATCTCCAAACAATCCTATGCTTGGCCTGCGCCAAGGATGAGGTGACGTATTCGGGTGCGTTGAACGGAGATATCTATGTGTGGAAAGGCATCAACCTGATGAGGACGGTGCAGGGAGCTCATGGG tcAGGGATTTTCAGCATGAACGCTTGTGAAGAGGGTTTCGCCACCGGGGGCAGAGATGGTTGCGTCCGCCTGTGGGATCTCAACTTCAAACCAATTACTGTCATTGATCTCAGGGAAACAGACCAAGGATATAAAG CTAGAGGTGAAAATAGCAGAG GGCTGTCTGTGCGTAGTGTGTGCTGGCGGGGGGACCACATCCTGGTGGGCACGCAGGATAGCGAGATCTTCGAGGTGGTAGTCCACGACCGCAACAAACCTTTCCTCATCATGCAGGGTCATTGCGAGGGCGAACTATGGGCGCTGGCCGTGCACCCCACTAAGCCTTTGGCCATGACGGGCAGCGACGACCGCTCAGTCAG GATATGGAGCCTCATAGATCATGCACTAATAGCACGCTGTAACATGGAGGAGCCCATCCGCTGTGCAGCTGTCAGCACTGACGGTATTCATTTGGCCCTAGGAATGAAGGATGGCTCATTCACTGTCCTCAGAGTCAG AGATATGACTGAAGTGGTCCACATCAAGGACAGAAAAGAGGCTATACATGAGCTGAAGTACTCCCCTGATGGCGCCCATTTGGCTGTCGGCTCCAATGACAACTCGGTGGACATTTACGGTGTGGTGCAGCGGTACAAGAAAGTCGGCGAGTGCATTGGATCCAATAGCTTCATTACACACATGGACTGGTCCACCGATAGCAAGTTCTTGCAGACAAACGATGGCAGCGTCAGGAGGCTGTTTTATAGGATGCCAA GTGGTAAGGAAGTGACCAACAGGGAGGAGCTGAAGCTGGTGCAGTGGGCGTCGTGGACATGTGTGCTAGGCCCTGAAGTGAACGGAATATGGCCCAAGTACTCGGATATCAATGATATCAACTCAGTGGACGCCAACTTTAACAACCAAGTCTTAGTAACAGCAGACGACTACGGATTAGTCAAACTTTTACGATATCCGTGTATTAAAAAAG gtgcaaaatgtaaaaaatatttcgGTCACTCGGCACATATAACTAATGCCAGATGGTCACATGACTACCAGTGGGTTATAACAATCGGCGGAGCGGATCACTCCGTGTTCCAGTGGAAGTTTGTTCCTGAGAGAAAGTCAAAAGAAGCTCTGCACATTGCACCACAAG AGACATTAGCGGACTCTAACAGCGAAGAATCAGACTCTGATCAGTCAGATGTACCTGAAATGGACTCGGAAATTGAGCAGGAGACGCAGCTCACATATAGACGACAG GTTTATAAAGAAGACCTACCTCAGCTCAAAGAGCAGTGTAAAGAGAAACATCGAGCAACAGCAATGAAAAAACGAGAGCGGGCACCTGGGAGTGGCTTGAAGCTGCACTTTATTCATGG ctacAGGGGCTATGACTGCAGAAGTAATCTGTTCTACACCCAGACCGGTGAGATCGTCTACCATGTGGCTGCCGTTGGGATTGTGTACAACAGACAGCAGAACTCCCAGCGTTTTTACATGGGTCATGATGATGATATTCTCTGTTTGGCTATCCATCCCCTAAAGGACTTCGTAGCGACAGGCCAG GTTGGCCGAGATGCCTCCATCCACATATGGGACACAGAAACCTTAAAACCGATGTCTGTGTTGAAGGGTTTCCACCAGCTTGGAGTGTGCACTTTGGATTTTTCAG CGGATGGAAAGCGTCTGGCCTCGGTGGGCCTGGATGACAATCACACCATCGTGCTGTGGGACTGGAGAAAAGGGGAAAAACTCTCGGCCATGTG tgGAAGCAAAGACAAGGTGTTTGTGGTGAAAATAAATCCTTACCTGCCTGACAAGCTCATCACTGCCGGTGTGAAGCATATGAAGTTTTGGCATAAAGCTG GTGGTGGACTAATTGGACGCAAGGGGAACATGGGGAAGACGGAGACTATGATGTGTGCTGTCTACGGTTGGTCGGAGGAGATGGTGTTCTCGGGAACGTGTACCGGTGATATTTGCATCTGGAGAGACATGTTCCTGATGAAGACTGTCAAAGCCCATGACGGTCCGGTTTTTAGTATGCATGCGCTTGAAAAG GGATTTGTGACCGGAGGGAAGGATGGTATAGTCGCGCTCTGGGATGACACATTTGAAAGATGCCTCAAGACCTATGCCATCAAGAGGGCAGTCCTAGCTCCGGGCTCTAAGG GCTTGCTTTTGGAGGACAACCCATCCATACGTGCCATATCTCTTGGCCATGGTCATATTTTAGTAGGAACCAAGAATGGAGAGATCCTGGAGGTGGACAAGAGTGGCCCTATTACGCTGCTTGTCCAG GGTCACATGGAAGGCGAAGTCTGGGGCCTGGCCACCCATCCCCATCTCCCTCTTTGTGCCACCGTCAGTGATGACAGAACCCTGCGCATATGGGACCTGTCCCCCAGCCACTGCATGCTGGCTGTGCGCAAGCTCAGGAAAG GtggccgctgctgctgcttctcccCTGATGGCAAAGCCTTGGCAGTCGGTCTGAACGACGGCAGCTTTCTCATCGTCAACGCAGACACCCTGGAGGACCTGGTGTCCTTCCACCACCGCAAGGACATCATCACAGACATCAAATTTTCTCCAG GTTCCGGCAAGTACCTCGCAGTGGCATCAGGTGATACTTTTGTGGATATTTACAACGTAATGAGCAGCAAACGCGTCGGCGTGTGCAAAGGATGCCTCAACTCCATCACCCATTTGGATTGGGACAGGAGAG GAAAACTAGTCCAAGTCAATACCAGTGCCAAAGAGCAGTTTTTCTTCGAGGCTCCTCGTGGGAAGAGGCAGACCATCCCTGCTACAGAG GTGGAGAAGATCGACTGGAGTACGTGGACGTGCGTCCTCGGGACGTCGGTTGAGGGCGTCTGGCCTGTGATCAGTGAGGTCACAGAGGTGACCTCTGCTTGCCTTAGTAATGACAAGAAAGTGCTTGCTGCTGGAGACGATTTAGGATACATCAAGCTCTTCAGATATCCAGTCAAG GGGAAGTTTGCAAAGTTCAAACGCTACGTGGCGCACAGTACTCATGTTACCAATGTGCGGTGGACCCACGAAGACAGCCTCTTAGTGACGGCTGGCGGCAGAGACACATGCCTCATGATCTGGGCTCATGAGCCCGAGACCCATCGGGAACTCAGACAGTGTGACAGCGAGGAATCAGACATTGAGAGCGAGGATGATGGAG GTTATGACAGCGATGTGACAAAGGAGAATGAGATCAACTACACCATCAAAGCCTTATCCACCAACATGCGCCCCATGACTGGTGTTAAACCTCACCTTCAGCTGAAAGAGCCTTCTGTGGACGAGAG ACAGGGTGTCGTCAG AGGGTCAAG GCCTCCTGTCAGCAGAGCCCTACCACAGCCTGAGAAGCTGCAGACCAACAATGTGGGGAAAAAGAAGAGACCCATAGAT GACCTGGTGTTGGAGCTGGTTTTCGGTTACCGTGGCAATGACTGCCGCAATAACGTGCACTACCTGAACGAGGGGGCCGACATCATCTACCACACAGCCTCGGTTGGCATCGTGCTCAACTTGACCACAT CTTGCCAAAGTTTCTACGTTGAACACAGCGATGACATTCTGTGCCTGACAATCAACCAACATCCCAAATTCCCCAACGTGGTGGCAACTGGCCAAGTAG gtgacaCTGGTGACATGTCAG CCACATCTCCATCTATTCACGTGTGGGATGCCATGACCAAGCAAACGCTATCAGTGCTGCGCTGTTTCCACTCGGGTGGGGTCTGCTCTGTCAGCTTCAGCGCCACGGGGAAGCTCCTTCTGTCCGTGGGCCTGGACTCGGAGCACACCGTCACCATCTGGAAGTGGCAGGAAG GTGCCAAAGTAGCCAGCCGGATCGGTCACACTCAGAGGATTTTTGTGGCTGAATTCCGTCCCGACTCGGACACTCactttgtctcagtggggaTCAAGCATGTCCGCTTCTGGACGTTGGCGGGCCGAGCGGTGCTCAGTAAAAAAGGAGTGCTGAGCTCCATAGAGGACGCCCGTATGCAGACCATGCTATCTGTGGCATTTGGGGCG aatAACTTGACATTTACAGGTACCATAAGTGGAGATGTATGTGTGTGGAAAGATCACATTCTAGTCAGGATAGTGGCCAAAGCCCACACGGGCCCCGTGTTCACCATGTACACCACACTGAGAGATGGCCTCATTGTCACTGGAGGCAAGGAGAGACC ATCAAAGGAAGGCGGAGCTCTCAAGCTCTGGGATCAGGAGTTAAAACGCTGCAGAGCCTTTCGGTTAGAAACCGGACAGGTCATAGACTGCGTGCGTTCCGTATGCAGAGGAAAG GGTAAAATCCTCGTGGGAACCAGGAATGCAGAAATTATTGAAGTAGGGGAGAAGAATGCAGCATGCAACATCTTAGTCAATGGACACATGGACGGGCCCATTTGGGGTTTGGGTACACATCCAACCAGAGATGTGTTTCTGTCTGCTGCAGAGGACGGGACAGTTCGACTTTGGGACATTCCGGAGAAG AAGATGCTGAATAAGGTGAACTTGGGTCACCCGGCACGCACCATAAACTACAGTCCTGAAGGAGACATGGTGGCCATTGGCATGAAGAATGGAGAGTTCATCATCCTGCTGGTTGCTTCTCTCAAAATCTGGGGCAAGAAAAGAGACCGGCGCTCGTCTATCCAGGATATTAG GTTCAGCCCAAATTCCCGCTTCTTGGCAGTCGGCTCCACCGAGAGCGCTGTCGACTTCTACGACCTTACACTCGGTCCGCAGCTGAACCGCATCAACTCCTGTCGGGACATCCCCAGCTTTGTCATGCAGATGGACTTCTCTGCAGACAGCATGTACATTCAG GTATCCACCGGTGCTTACAAGCGTCTGGTGTACGAGGTGCCATCAGGGAAGCAGGTCACAGAGCAGTCCCACATTGACAGGATCACCTGGGCCACCTGGACCAG CGTCCTTGGGGATGAGGTGGTTGGCATCTGGTCCCGTAACACCGACAAAGCAGATGTCACCTGTGCCTGCGTGTCTCACTCGGGCCTGAATGTGGTCACAGGTGATGACTTTGGAATGGTAAAGCTGTTTGACTTCCCGTGTCCGGACAAGTTT gcAAAACATAAACGCTTTTTGGGTCATTCAGCTCACTTGACAAACATCCGCATCACAAACGGAGACCGCTTTGTGGTGAGCGCTGGTGGAGATGACAGAAG CCTTTTTGTGTGGAGGTGTGTCCACGCCCCCCACTGA